In Alphaproteobacteria bacterium, the sequence AGCCGTCGCGTTGCATGCGGCGGATCTCGGCGGCGCTTTCCAGTCGCGGGCCGTTGGCGCAGCCATAGCAGCCGCCATCCTCGATGCGGATGCCGGCGCTGCGCGCCGATGTCAGCAGGCGGCGGCGGATGTTCTCGCTGAACGGCCAGGTGAAATCGGCGTGGTGCGTGGTGCCGTCGTCGGCATCGTAGAACGTGTGCGCGCGTCCGGAGGTGTAGTCGATCACCTGATCGGGGATCAGCAGGGTGCCCGGCCCGAGATGCTCGCGCATGCCGCCGACGGTGGCGATGGCGACGATGCCCTCGACGCCGGAATCGTACAGCGCCTGGATGTTGGCGCGGTAGTTCACGCGATGCGGCGGGATCTCGTGGTCGTCGCCGTGGCGCAGCAGCACCACCACCGACTTGCCGGCGATCGCGCCGTGGATCAGCGGCGCCGACGGCCGGCCATAGGCCGTGTCGACATGACCGCGGCGCTCGATCGTCAGCCCGGCGAGCGAGCCGGGGCGGGAGCGGGCGATGATGGCGAACATGACGATCTCCAGGCGCGACGGATTGGTCCCTCATGCTACGGTTTCCCGCGGGAGGAACGCTATGTTGGAAACCACGATCGCCGGCAGCCTGCCCAAGCCGGTCTGGCTGGCGAAACCCGGTGTGCTGTGGGCGCCCTGGGCGCTGGAAGGCGAGGCGCTGGCCGTGGCCAAGCTCGACGCCACCATGCTGTCGGTGGCCGAGCAGGCGCGCTGCGGCATCGACATCGTCAGCGACGGCGAGCAGGCGCGCCAGCATTTCGTGCACGGCTTCCTGGTCGGCGTCGAAGGCGTCGACTTCGCCCGCAAGAAGCGCATCGGCATCCGCAACAACCGCTACGAGGCGGATTGCCCGACCGTGGTGTCGGCGCTGCGGCGCACCGGCCCGGTGCATTCGGCGGAAGCCAAGGCGGCGCGCGCGGCGACGACGAACAAGCTGAAGTTCACCCTGCCCGGGCCGATGACCATCGTCGACACCCTGGCCAACGAGCATTATCGCGACAAGGTCGACATGGCGATGGCCTTCGCGCGCCTGCTCAACGAGGAAGCGCGCGAGCTCGAGGCGCTGGGCGTCGACGTCATCCAGTTCGACGAGCCGGCCTTCAACGTCTACATGGACGAGGCGGTGCAGTGGGGCATCGACGCGCTGCACGTCGCGTCGGAAGGCCTGCGCTCAGCCACCGCGGTGCACATCTGCTACGGCTACGGCATCGAGGCCAACATCAAGTGGAAGGAGACCTTGGGCCAGTCATGGCGCCAGTACGAGCAGGTCTTCCCGGCGCTCGACCGCAGCCGCATCCAGCAGGTCTCGCTGGAATGCGCCGCCTCGAAGGTGCCGCTGGAGCTGATCGGCTTGCTCAAGACCAAGCAGGTGCTGGTCGGCGCCATCGACGTCGCCAGCGACGCGGTCGAGACGCCCGAGCAGGTCGCGTCGACCATCCGCGCGGCGATGAAGCACGTCGATGCCGAACGCATCATGCCCTGCACCAATTGCGGCATGGCGCCGATGGCACGCGACACCGCCTACGCCAAATTGCGCGCGCTGGCCGCCGGCGCGGCGATGGTGCGCAAGAGTCTTTGATCTTCCCTTCCTCCGGAGGGGGAAGGTGGCGCGCAGCGACGGATGGGGGATGTCTCAATGACATCGCTGTCCGTCTTCGACATCCCGGGCACCTTCCCCCTCCGGGGGAAGGAATGCATTGTCGTCCTGAGCGGAGCGAAGGACCTCGCGGTGGTGCGGTCACATGCAAACGCCGTGACTGAACGCACTACCGCGAGGTCCTTCGCTGCGCTCAGGACGACAGCGGCCGATTACAACGCCCGCGTCTCGCCGATGCGCGGCAGCCAGATGTCGTCGTCGACATAGCCGCCGCTCAGCGCCGCGGCGCGGAAGCGTTCGGGCGGCTCGAAGGGCGGCTCGGCCGACAGCACGATGGCGCCGTAATGCATGCCCAGCACGCGCCGGGCGCCCAGCGCGCGCGCCATCGCGACGGCTTCCTCCGGCGTGGCGTGGCTGGTGCGGAACAGATCGCGCGGCTCGTAGGCGCCGATGCCCAGCAGCGCCAGGTCGATCGGCGCGTGGCGCTGGCCGATCTCGGTGAAGATGGGCCCGAAGGCGCTGTCGCCGCCGAAGAACACGCGCCTGCCGTTGCCCTCCAGCACGTAGCCGCACCACAGCGTGCGGTTCAGATCGAACACGCCGCGGCCGGAGAAATGCACGACCGGCTCGGCGACGATGCGCAGCGGCGCGTTGGACCTCGTGCCGACGCGCACCTCGTGGCGCCAGTCGACCTCGACCACGTCGATGAAGCCGAGATCGTGCAGGGTCGTCGCCAGGCCCAGCGGCACGATCGCGCGCATTGTGCCGCGCTCGCGCAGGGCCGAGAGCGCGCGCGTGTCGAGATGGTCGTAGTGGTTGTGCGACAGCAGCAGCACGTCGATCGGCGGCAGCTCGTGTGCGCGCAGCGCCGGCGGCGTGTAGCGGCGCGGGCCGACGCCGTCGATCGGCGAGGCGTAGTCGGACAGGAACGGATCGGTCAGCACCGTGTGGCCGCCGAGGCGGATCAGGAACGAGGCGTGGCCCAGCCAGGTGATGCTGTCGCGGTTCGCATGCGCCTGCAGACCGCGCAGGGTCGCCGACTTCGACTGCACGAAGCCATCGGGCGCGACCGGGCTGCGATCGACGTGCCGGGTGCGCCACAGGTAGCGCAGGACGGTGAGGAAGTGCCGCTTCTTGGGCGCCGAGCCGGCGGGATTGCGAAACCCGCGCGCCGTATGGTGATCGGGACGGAGTTCCGCCATGGACCCTTAGATGGCGATCACGACGGGCGATTGCCAGTGGGGCTTGAGCCCAGTGCGGCAGCGTCTGTCACTCCCAGGTGATCGCATGTGGCGTCTTTACCCTTCTCCCCGCGAAGGCGGGGAGAAGGTGCCGAGCGTCAGCGAGGCGGATGAGGGGCTTCTCGCGCAACATCACCAACCTTTGTCGTGGCGGCACCGCGAAGCCCCTCATCCGCCCTTCGGGCACCTTCTCCCCGCCTTCGCGGGGAGAAGGGAGAGAACTCGGTTAATCGCGCGGCGGCAGGCGCTGGCGCAGGGCGTAGAGCAGGTCGAGCGCCTGCTTTGGCGTCAGCTCGTCGGGGTTGACCGTGCGCAGCTCGGCTTCGACCAGCGACGCGCGCGGGCCTTCGGACAATCCCTTGGGACGCGCCGGGGCGGCGGCGAAGAGCGGCAGGTCGTCGGCCAGGCGCGCGACGGCGCCCGACTGGTCGCCCTTCTCCAGCGCCGCCAGGACCTCCTCGGCGCGGCCGACCACCGCAGCAGGCAGGCCGGCGAGCTTGGCGACATGGATGCCGTAGGAGCGGTCGGCGGCGCCGGGCGCGACCTCGTGCAGGAACACGACCTCGTTCTGCCACTCCTTGACCCGCATGGTGTGCGGCTTCAGCGCCTCGAGCCGGGCCGCCAGCGCGCCCAGCTCGTGGTAGTGCGTGGCGAACAGCGCGCGGCACTTGTTGACCTCGTGCAGATGCTCGAGCGTCGCCCAGGCGATGGAGAGGCCGTCGAAGGTGGCGGTGCCGCGGCCGATCTCGTCGAGGATCACCAGGCTGCGCGAAGTCGCCTGGTTGAGGATGGCCGCGGTCTCGACCATCTCGACCATGAAGGTCGAGCGGCCGCGCGCCAGATCGTCGGCGGCGCCGACACGGCTGAACAGGCGGTCGACCACGCCGATGCGCGCGCTCTCCGCCGGCACGTAGCCGCCGAGCTGCGCCAGGATGGCGATCAGCGCGTTCTGGCGCAGGAAGGTCGACTTGCCGGCCATGTTGGGGCCGGTCAGCAGCCACACGCGCCTTCCGTCGCCGAGATCGCAGTCGTTGGCGACGAAGGCGCCCTCGCGCTGCCGGCGCAAGGCCGCCTCGACCACGGGATGCCGTCCGCCGGCGATCGCGAACTCGCTGCCCTCGACGATCACCGGCCGCGTCCAGCGCTCCTCGACGGCGAGCGTGGCCAGCGCCGTGGCGACGTCGAGCGCGGCGAGCGCGCGGCCGGCGCCGGCGATGCGCGTGGCCTCGGCAATCGCGGCACCGACCAGCGCCTCGAACAGCTTCAGCTCCAGCGCCAGCGCCGCGTCGGCAGCGCGGCCGATCTTGCCCTCGATGTCGGCCAGCTCGCCGGTGGTGTAGCGCGTCGCGCTGGCCATGGTCTGGCGATGGATGAAGCCATGGCCGTTGGGCTCGAAGCGCCCGAGATTGGCCTGGGTGATCTCGATGTGATAGCCGATGACGTTGTTGTGGCGG encodes:
- a CDS encoding S-methyl-5'-thioinosine phosphorylase, with protein sequence MFAIIARSRPGSLAGLTIERRGHVDTAYGRPSAPLIHGAIAGKSVVVLLRHGDDHEIPPHRVNYRANIQALYDSGVEGIVAIATVGGMREHLGPGTLLIPDQVIDYTSGRAHTFYDADDGTTHHADFTWPFSENIRRRLLTSARSAGIRIEDGGCYGCANGPRLESAAEIRRMQRDGCDVVGMTGMPEIALARERGIPYGAINIVVNYAAGLGDSAQAVAHDQLLEYGRTAMTTVARLLATFIENKEKA
- a CDS encoding MBL fold metallo-hydrolase → MAELRPDHHTARGFRNPAGSAPKKRHFLTVLRYLWRTRHVDRSPVAPDGFVQSKSATLRGLQAHANRDSITWLGHASFLIRLGGHTVLTDPFLSDYASPIDGVGPRRYTPPALRAHELPPIDVLLLSHNHYDHLDTRALSALRERGTMRAIVPLGLATTLHDLGFIDVVEVDWRHEVRVGTRSNAPLRIVAEPVVHFSGRGVFDLNRTLWCGYVLEGNGRRVFFGGDSAFGPIFTEIGQRHAPIDLALLGIGAYEPRDLFRTSHATPEEAVAMARALGARRVLGMHYGAIVLSAEPPFEPPERFRAAALSGGYVDDDIWLPRIGETRAL
- a CDS encoding methionine synthase, translated to MLETTIAGSLPKPVWLAKPGVLWAPWALEGEALAVAKLDATMLSVAEQARCGIDIVSDGEQARQHFVHGFLVGVEGVDFARKKRIGIRNNRYEADCPTVVSALRRTGPVHSAEAKAARAATTNKLKFTLPGPMTIVDTLANEHYRDKVDMAMAFARLLNEEARELEALGVDVIQFDEPAFNVYMDEAVQWGIDALHVASEGLRSATAVHICYGYGIEANIKWKETLGQSWRQYEQVFPALDRSRIQQVSLECAASKVPLELIGLLKTKQVLVGAIDVASDAVETPEQVASTIRAAMKHVDAERIMPCTNCGMAPMARDTAYAKLRALAAGAAMVRKSL